In a single window of the Magnolia sinica isolate HGM2019 chromosome 7, MsV1, whole genome shotgun sequence genome:
- the LOC131250807 gene encoding uncharacterized protein LOC131250807 isoform X1, producing MQDIPPEELHTPTETLELPVVGKGPMPSAQNDDSQGSPFFSTMHLVHVLDAGHSTILLYLPNMTTMEMMCGVRMVPFIMFPMMALVKHLIWTGSGRGGTINSTPALALLPDHLKEKLVGELETRERLQNLYESVHSISTKDALQLFHDDILGSGLEQPLNHSEGNADTATTPVDISGCNQLERFSKELGSLLRECPSIEVHAAVD from the exons ATGCAGGATATACCTCCTGAGGAGCTTCATACTCCTACGGAAACCTTGGAGCTGCCGGTTGTGGGAAAGGGTCCCATGCCGTCTGCCCAGAATGATGATTCACAAG GTTCCCCCTTTTTTTCTACTATGCATTTGGTCCACGTTCTTGATGCTGGACATTCAACAATTCTGCTGTATTTACCAAAT ATGACAACGATGGAGATGATGTGTGGGGTGAGGATGGTTCCTTTTATAATGTTTCCGATGATGGCTCTGGTAAAACATCTGATTTGGACAGGGAGTGGGAGAGGAGGCACAATCAATTCCACACC TGCACTAGCTCTCCTTCCAGAtcatttgaaagaaaagctggTTGGAGAGCTAGAAACGAGAGAGAGGCTCCAGAACTTGTACGAGTCCGTGCACTCCATTTCGACGAAAGATGCACTGCAGTTGTTTCATGATGATATCTTGGGTAGCGGACTAGAGCAACCTCTTAATCACTCAGAGGGAAATGCTGATACAGCGACAACGCCGGTTGATATTTCTGGATGCAACCAGCTGGAAAGGTTTTCAAAGGAGCTAGGGTCTCTTCTTCGCGAGTGTCCTTCCATTGAAGTGCATGCGGCCGTGGACTGA
- the LOC131250807 gene encoding uncharacterized protein LOC131250807 isoform X2, which produces MQDIPPEELHTPTETLELPVVGKGPMPSAQNDDSQDDNDGDDVWGEDGSFYNVSDDGSGKTSDLDREWERRHNQFHTMASRQVKKLLHKRVSLSALSSLCLSGTNGAMLEVSPVH; this is translated from the exons ATGCAGGATATACCTCCTGAGGAGCTTCATACTCCTACGGAAACCTTGGAGCTGCCGGTTGTGGGAAAGGGTCCCATGCCGTCTGCCCAGAATGATGATTCACAAG ATGACAACGATGGAGATGATGTGTGGGGTGAGGATGGTTCCTTTTATAATGTTTCCGATGATGGCTCTGGTAAAACATCTGATTTGGACAGGGAGTGGGAGAGGAGGCACAATCAATTCCACACC ATGGCCTCACGGCAGGTAAAGAAGCTTCTGCACAAGAGGGTTTCGTTGTCGGCTTTAAGCAGTCTGTGCTTATCGGGTACAAATGGGGCCATGTTAGAGGTGTCTCCAG TGCACTAG